One Paraburkholderia aromaticivorans genomic region harbors:
- a CDS encoding protein-L-isoaspartate(D-aspartate) O-methyltransferase, with the protein MTSERAKRFPLGLEDLVREPRRPEGRPGEIRAAALAASAALNGRQQPAKNAPPGSTGKSQSRQARAQTAVQMKPQAKPSAATPPKPVAAPSVKTPAKSVVQSSTTRTASQSAASAKPAARSNERSAAPNVALNGAMALTSERVRERMVERLRANGVTDQRVLNAMSVVPRHMFVDPGLAVQAYEDAALPIGHHQTISKPSVVARMIELAAAGRALNNVLEIGTGCGYQAAVLSQVAREVYSIERIKPLSERAKTNLRPLRIPNIRLHYGDGRLGLPAAAPFDAIVIAAAGLDVPQALLEQLAIGGRLVAPVGSQDGQNQVLTLVERLGPAQWRESRLDRVFFVPLKSGVI; encoded by the coding sequence ATGACCAGCGAGCGCGCCAAGCGCTTTCCGCTCGGCCTCGAGGACCTGGTGCGCGAACCGCGCCGGCCCGAAGGACGCCCAGGCGAAATCCGCGCGGCGGCGCTGGCCGCAAGCGCGGCACTGAACGGGCGTCAGCAACCCGCGAAGAATGCGCCGCCCGGCTCCACGGGTAAATCCCAATCCAGGCAGGCAAGGGCGCAGACCGCGGTGCAGATGAAACCGCAAGCCAAGCCTTCGGCGGCGACGCCGCCGAAGCCGGTGGCCGCGCCTTCCGTTAAAACGCCGGCCAAGTCGGTCGTTCAAAGTTCGACGACACGCACCGCATCGCAGTCGGCGGCGTCGGCCAAACCTGCTGCCCGATCCAACGAGCGCAGCGCCGCACCGAACGTCGCTTTGAACGGCGCGATGGCACTGACGTCGGAACGGGTTCGCGAACGGATGGTCGAACGCCTGCGTGCGAACGGGGTGACCGATCAGCGCGTGTTGAACGCGATGTCGGTGGTGCCGCGCCACATGTTCGTCGACCCGGGTCTCGCGGTTCAGGCCTACGAAGATGCGGCGTTGCCGATCGGCCATCACCAGACGATCTCCAAGCCGTCGGTGGTCGCGCGGATGATCGAGTTGGCCGCTGCCGGCCGCGCGCTGAACAACGTGCTCGAAATCGGCACCGGCTGCGGTTATCAGGCGGCCGTGCTGAGCCAGGTCGCGCGCGAGGTTTACTCGATCGAGCGCATCAAGCCGTTGTCCGAACGCGCGAAGACGAACTTGCGTCCGCTGCGCATTCCGAACATTCGCCTGCACTACGGCGATGGGCGGTTGGGACTGCCGGCGGCGGCGCCGTTCGACGCGATCGTGATTGCCGCGGCGGGGCTCGACGTACCGCAAGCATTACTTGAACAACTCGCGATCGGCGGCCGTCTGGTCGCGCCGGTCGGCTCGCAGGACGGCCAGAACCAGGTGCTGACTCTGGTCGAGCGCCTCGGACCCGCGCAGTGGCGCGAGTCGCGGCTTGATCGCGTTTTCTTTGTACCCTTAAAATCCGGAGTGATTTGA
- the surE gene encoding 5'/3'-nucleotidase SurE — protein sequence MRILLSNDDGYLAPGLAALYEALKPIADVTVMAPEQNCSGASNSLTLSRPLSVLRSANGFYYVNGTPTDSVHIALTGMLDHTPDLVVSGINNGQNMGEDTLYSGTVAAATEGIMFGVPAIAFSLVDKDWVHLDDAVRVAAEIVAHYLEQPLPGHPLLNVNIPNLPYGQLGDWQITRLGKRHPSQPVIRQTNPRGEPIYWIGPAGSARDASEGTDFHAVANGHVSITPLQLDLTHTQMLPAARDWARAGGGAS from the coding sequence ATGCGAATCCTACTCAGCAACGACGACGGTTATCTGGCGCCCGGCCTTGCTGCGCTTTACGAAGCGCTCAAGCCGATCGCGGACGTCACCGTGATGGCACCCGAACAGAATTGCAGTGGCGCGTCGAATTCCCTGACGCTGTCGCGGCCGCTCTCGGTCCTGCGCTCGGCCAATGGTTTCTACTACGTGAACGGCACGCCCACCGACTCGGTGCACATCGCGCTGACGGGCATGCTCGACCATACGCCGGACCTCGTGGTCTCGGGCATCAACAACGGTCAGAACATGGGCGAAGATACGCTCTATTCGGGCACCGTCGCGGCCGCCACCGAGGGCATCATGTTCGGGGTGCCGGCCATCGCGTTCTCGCTGGTCGACAAGGACTGGGTGCATCTCGACGACGCCGTGCGTGTCGCCGCTGAAATCGTCGCGCACTATCTTGAGCAGCCGTTGCCCGGGCATCCGCTCCTGAACGTCAACATTCCGAATCTGCCGTACGGGCAACTCGGCGACTGGCAGATCACGCGTCTCGGCAAACGGCATCCGTCGCAGCCGGTGATCCGCCAGACCAACCCGCGCGGCGAACCGATCTACTGGATCGGTCCGGCGGGCAGCGCGCGCGACGCGAGCGAAGGCACGGACTTTCACGCCGTCGCTAACGGCCACGTGTCGATCACGCCGTTGCAGCTCGACCTGACCCACACGCAAATGCTGCCCGCAGCGCGCGACTGGGCGCGCGCCGGCGGCGGCGCTTCATGA
- a CDS encoding 3'-5' exonuclease, with protein sequence MTPILVFDIETIPDVAGIRRLEDLPATLSDAEVAEHAFAARREKTGGDFLPHHLQRIAAISCVFRDNNGFRVRSLGTLEDGEAALVQSFYRVIEKYTPQLVSWNGGGFDLPVLNYRALVNGIPANRFWDLGEDDREFKWNNYISRYHARHTDLMDVLAMYQARANAPLDALAKMCGFPGKMGMDGSQVWHAYQQGRVEEIRNYCETDVVNTYLLYCRFQLIRGAFSAAEYADEINLVKNALALETAPQWAEYLAAFDQ encoded by the coding sequence ATGACACCGATTCTTGTTTTCGACATCGAGACGATTCCCGATGTCGCCGGCATTCGCCGCCTCGAAGATTTGCCCGCCACCCTGAGCGACGCCGAAGTCGCCGAGCATGCTTTCGCCGCGCGCCGCGAAAAGACCGGCGGCGATTTCCTGCCGCATCATCTGCAACGGATTGCGGCGATTTCCTGCGTGTTCCGCGACAACAACGGTTTCCGGGTCCGCTCGCTCGGCACGCTGGAAGACGGCGAGGCGGCGCTGGTGCAGTCGTTTTATCGCGTGATCGAGAAGTACACGCCGCAGCTCGTGTCGTGGAACGGCGGCGGCTTCGACCTGCCGGTGTTGAACTATCGCGCGCTGGTCAACGGCATTCCCGCCAACCGTTTCTGGGATCTCGGCGAGGACGACCGCGAGTTCAAGTGGAACAACTACATCAGCCGCTATCACGCGCGTCACACGGATCTGATGGATGTGCTCGCCATGTACCAGGCGCGCGCCAACGCGCCGCTCGACGCGCTCGCCAAAATGTGCGGCTTCCCCGGCAAAATGGGCATGGACGGCAGCCAGGTGTGGCATGCGTACCAGCAAGGCCGCGTCGAGGAAATTCGCAATTATTGCGAGACGGACGTCGTCAATACGTACTTGCTCTATTGCCGCTTCCAACTGATTCGCGGCGCGTTTTCGGCCGCGGAGTATGCTGACGAGATCAACCTGGTCAAGAACGCGCTGGCGCTGGAAACGGCGCCGCAATGGGCCGAGTATCTGGCGGCATTCGACCAGTAA
- the rpoS gene encoding RNA polymerase sigma factor RpoS, whose translation MPKSKRRPPQAESEKTSHAMSASVDESGASEVEEEIAEERDLDERQGGAEEAGEAREAAPDADDFRALLQAELTADTIQHYLNRISVKPLLTVEEEQKYSRLAKAGEFEARQVMIERNLRLVVSIAKGYLNRGVPLLDLIEEGNLGLMHAIEKFDPTRGFRFSTYATWWIRQSIERAIMNQARTVRLPVHVIRELNQVLRAKRHLEKNSMNSGEAAERRDASIDDIAYLTGKTTDEVTDILALNEHTASLDAPLDLDPASSLLDLLSDDQSQSPDAEVQHRELETLTRAWLARLSDKHRHVIERRFGLNHIEPATLEELADEMGLTRERVRQIQQEALVRLKRFFASNGVRKDAVL comes from the coding sequence ATGCCGAAATCGAAGCGCCGCCCGCCGCAAGCCGAGTCTGAGAAGACCAGCCACGCTATGTCCGCTTCGGTCGACGAAAGCGGCGCTTCGGAAGTGGAAGAGGAGATCGCGGAGGAGCGTGATCTCGACGAACGCCAGGGCGGCGCCGAAGAAGCCGGCGAGGCCCGTGAAGCCGCACCGGACGCAGACGATTTCCGCGCATTGTTGCAAGCCGAGCTGACGGCCGACACGATTCAGCACTACCTGAACCGTATCAGCGTCAAGCCGCTCCTGACCGTCGAGGAAGAGCAGAAGTATTCGCGTCTCGCCAAGGCGGGCGAGTTCGAAGCGCGGCAAGTCATGATCGAGCGCAATTTGCGGCTCGTCGTCAGCATTGCGAAGGGCTATTTGAATCGCGGCGTGCCGCTGCTCGATCTGATCGAGGAAGGCAACCTCGGCCTGATGCACGCCATCGAAAAATTCGATCCGACGCGCGGCTTCCGGTTTTCTACTTACGCCACATGGTGGATCCGCCAGAGTATCGAGCGCGCCATCATGAACCAGGCGCGCACCGTCCGGTTGCCGGTGCACGTGATTCGCGAGCTCAACCAGGTGCTGCGCGCCAAACGCCATCTGGAAAAAAATTCGATGAACTCGGGCGAGGCCGCCGAGCGCCGCGACGCCAGCATCGACGACATTGCCTATCTGACTGGCAAGACCACCGACGAAGTCACCGACATCCTCGCGCTGAACGAACACACCGCGTCGCTCGACGCGCCGCTCGATCTCGATCCGGCGAGCAGCCTGCTCGATCTGCTGTCCGACGACCAGAGCCAGTCGCCGGATGCCGAAGTGCAGCACCGCGAACTGGAAACGCTTACACGCGCGTGGCTGGCTCGCCTGTCGGACAAGCATCGTCATGTGATCGAGCGCCGCTTCGGCCTGAATCACATCGAACCCGCCACGCTCGAAGAACTGGCCGACGAAATGGGCCTCACGCGCGAGCGTGTGCGCCAGATCCAACAGGAAGCGCTCGTGCGGTTGAAGCGCTTCTTCGCCTCCAACGGTGTTCGGAAGGACGCCGTTCTATAA
- a CDS encoding peptidoglycan DD-metalloendopeptidase family protein: MSMLRAMRRTRLNVPMTVTQRSVCVLALSLLMTACASRLDQAPVVDRSGGGVLSTQAGQPAVPLGPPPPGYYRVKPGDTLYRIALENGQNYRDISAWNNLTNPNQIEVDQLLRVVPPGANTAAFTPGVSTAPIGSGGAVQSAPLGSTPPSAAGVTGGAAGVAAPPIYGSAANNASLTPPATPGAASDSNAGASGNVAFAWPVRGPLLGTFNDSTNKGVNIGGAAGDPVKASADGRVVYAGNGLRGYGNLIIIKHDATYLTAYAHNRSLMVKEGDAVTKGQKIAEMGNSDSDRVMLHFEVRRQGKPVDPLKYLPPQ; the protein is encoded by the coding sequence ATGAGTATGTTGCGCGCGATGCGAAGAACCAGACTGAATGTCCCCATGACCGTAACCCAGCGTAGCGTGTGCGTGCTCGCCTTGTCCCTGTTGATGACGGCCTGCGCATCCCGGCTCGATCAGGCGCCGGTCGTCGACCGCTCCGGCGGTGGCGTGCTCAGCACGCAAGCTGGGCAGCCGGCCGTGCCGCTCGGACCGCCGCCGCCGGGCTACTATCGCGTGAAGCCCGGTGACACGCTGTATCGGATCGCGTTGGAGAACGGCCAGAACTACCGCGATATTTCGGCGTGGAACAATCTGACCAACCCGAATCAGATCGAAGTCGACCAGTTGCTGCGCGTCGTGCCGCCGGGTGCGAACACCGCCGCGTTCACGCCGGGCGTGTCGACCGCGCCGATCGGCAGCGGTGGTGCGGTGCAAAGCGCGCCGCTCGGCAGCACGCCACCGTCGGCGGCGGGTGTGACCGGTGGCGCGGCTGGTGTGGCGGCGCCGCCCATCTACGGCTCCGCGGCGAACAACGCGTCGCTGACACCGCCTGCCACCCCGGGCGCGGCCAGCGATTCGAACGCCGGCGCGTCCGGCAACGTGGCCTTCGCGTGGCCGGTGCGCGGACCGCTGCTCGGCACGTTCAACGACTCGACCAACAAGGGCGTCAATATCGGCGGCGCTGCGGGCGATCCGGTGAAGGCGTCGGCGGACGGCCGCGTGGTTTATGCCGGAAATGGGCTGCGTGGTTACGGCAATCTCATTATCATCAAGCATGATGCAACTTATCTCACGGCGTATGCACATAACCGCTCTTTGATGGTAAAAGAGGGGGACGCGGTAACGAAGGGGCAGAAGATCGCCGAGATGGGCAATAGCGATTCCGACCGTGTGATGTTGCATTTCGAAGTTCGCCGGCAGGGTAAACCTGTCGACCCACTGAAGTATTTGCCGCCGCAATAA
- the pgeF gene encoding peptidoglycan editing factor PgeF, producing MSVPELSFADVVQPAWNVSPRVRALVTTRDGGVSEAPFGRWQNGVDLPGGLNLGMKSGDDLAAVAANRERLLKLAGVSEAAWLEQIHGASIVSAEAVLAQAHASGTPTRADASVTDRPGTVCVVMVADCMPVLFCDEAGRAVGAAHAGWRGLAAGIVEQTAQRVAELAGVEAGALHAYLGPSIGPDAFEVGADVRDAFMNGVGHAQRDATANAFVEHPHNPGKYLADLPALARLRLQRLGVTRIVGGDLCTVTQRERFYSYRRDRETGRMAALIWLDDQAQSIAD from the coding sequence ATGAGTGTGCCCGAGCTGAGCTTTGCCGATGTCGTGCAACCCGCATGGAATGTCTCGCCGCGCGTGCGCGCGCTCGTCACGACGCGTGACGGCGGCGTGAGCGAAGCGCCGTTCGGCCGCTGGCAGAACGGCGTGGATTTGCCCGGCGGCCTGAATCTGGGCATGAAATCCGGCGATGACCTGGCCGCAGTCGCGGCGAACCGTGAACGTCTGTTGAAGCTGGCCGGCGTGAGCGAGGCCGCGTGGCTCGAACAGATTCACGGCGCCAGCATCGTGAGTGCGGAAGCGGTGCTTGCACAGGCTCATGCGAGCGGCACGCCGACGCGCGCCGATGCCAGCGTCACCGATCGTCCCGGCACCGTGTGCGTCGTGATGGTGGCCGATTGCATGCCGGTGCTGTTCTGCGACGAAGCGGGCCGCGCGGTCGGCGCGGCGCACGCCGGGTGGCGCGGACTGGCGGCGGGCATCGTCGAACAGACGGCGCAGCGCGTCGCCGAACTCGCCGGTGTGGAGGCGGGCGCATTGCACGCTTATCTCGGTCCGTCGATCGGTCCTGACGCCTTTGAAGTCGGCGCAGACGTGCGTGACGCCTTCATGAACGGCGTGGGCCACGCACAACGCGATGCGACGGCAAACGCTTTCGTCGAGCATCCGCACAATCCCGGCAAATATCTCGCCGATCTCCCGGCACTGGCGCGTTTGCGTCTGCAGCGGCTCGGCGTGACGCGCATTGTCGGCGGCGATCTCTGCACGGTCACGCAACGTGAGCGTTTCTATTCCTATCGCCGCGATCGCGAGACCGGCCGCATGGCCGCGTTGATCTGGCTGGACGATCAGGCGCAGTCGATCGCGGACTAG
- the rlmD gene encoding 23S rRNA (uracil(1939)-C(5))-methyltransferase RlmD, translated as MSRTAPHRRAPKRSKTPPPASAHVVTGNEPVIEIVSLDMEARGVGRTETEDGTSGKVIFVDGALPGERVSYSTHRSKAKFEQAEVVEVFRESVMRTKPKCTYFDICGGCSMQHLDIRAQVAVKQRVLEDNLQHLAKLRPETVFRPIHGPSWGYRYRARLAVRFLPEKGGMRIGFHEKKSSQIADMKTCEVLPPHVSAMLMPLRFMVRKLSIYDRMPQFELAVGSSVTALVMRNLEAITAADEQVLRDFADQHKVQFWLQPGGPDTVTPFYPLDVELDYTLPEYGIRMPFKPTDFTQVNHAINRVLVSRALRLLAPARTDRVLDLFCGIGNFTLPLARISKEVVGIEGSEVLTSRALANAELNGVAGHTSFACRNLFEVTADDMRALGHFDKFLVDPPREGALAVAKALVEIAQSGDGPLPKRIVYVSCAPATLARDASLLVHEAGYRLVGAGVINMFPHTSHVESIALFERD; from the coding sequence GTGTCCCGAACTGCCCCCCATCGCCGCGCGCCGAAGCGCTCCAAGACGCCCCCGCCCGCGTCGGCTCACGTTGTCACCGGCAACGAGCCGGTCATCGAAATCGTTTCGCTCGATATGGAAGCGCGCGGCGTCGGCCGCACCGAAACCGAAGACGGTACGTCCGGCAAGGTGATCTTTGTCGACGGCGCGTTGCCCGGCGAGCGCGTCAGCTATTCGACGCATCGCAGCAAGGCCAAATTCGAGCAGGCCGAAGTCGTCGAGGTGTTCCGCGAAAGCGTGATGCGCACCAAGCCGAAATGCACTTACTTCGATATCTGCGGCGGCTGTTCGATGCAGCATCTCGACATACGCGCGCAGGTGGCCGTCAAGCAGCGCGTGCTCGAAGACAACCTGCAGCATCTGGCGAAGCTGCGCCCGGAAACGGTATTCCGGCCGATTCATGGGCCGTCCTGGGGTTATCGCTACCGTGCGCGTCTGGCAGTGCGTTTCCTGCCGGAAAAGGGCGGCATGCGTATCGGCTTCCATGAGAAGAAGAGCAGCCAGATCGCCGACATGAAGACCTGCGAAGTGCTGCCACCGCACGTGTCGGCCATGCTCATGCCGCTGCGTTTCATGGTTCGCAAGCTATCGATCTACGATCGCATGCCGCAGTTCGAACTGGCGGTCGGTTCGTCGGTCACGGCGCTGGTGATGCGTAATCTCGAGGCCATCACGGCCGCGGACGAGCAGGTGCTGCGCGATTTCGCCGACCAGCACAAGGTGCAGTTCTGGTTGCAGCCGGGCGGCCCGGACACGGTCACGCCGTTCTATCCGCTCGACGTGGAACTCGACTACACGCTGCCGGAATACGGCATCCGCATGCCGTTCAAGCCGACCGACTTCACCCAGGTGAATCACGCCATCAACCGCGTGCTGGTGAGCCGCGCGCTGCGGTTGCTGGCGCCGGCGCGCACGGATCGCGTGCTCGATCTGTTCTGCGGGATCGGTAACTTTACGCTGCCGCTCGCGCGGATTTCGAAGGAAGTCGTGGGCATCGAAGGCAGCGAGGTTTTGACCTCGCGCGCGCTGGCCAATGCCGAGTTGAACGGCGTGGCGGGGCATACGTCGTTCGCGTGCCGCAACCTGTTCGAAGTCACCGCCGACGACATGCGCGCGCTCGGTCACTTCGACAAGTTCCTCGTCGACCCGCCGCGCGAAGGCGCGCTGGCCGTCGCCAAGGCGCTGGTGGAGATCGCCCAGAGCGGCGATGGACCGCTGCCGAAGCGCATCGTCTACGTTTCGTGCGCGCCGGCGACGCTCGCGCGCGATGCCAGTCTGCTCGTGCACGAGGCGGGCTATCGGCTGGTGGGTGCGGGCGTGATCAATATGTTTCCGCACACGTCGCATGTGGAGTCGATTGCGTTGTTCGAGCGGGATTGA
- a CDS encoding RluA family pseudouridine synthase — MTRSNTPGAATGAGNSNKDYSVSADPSDALGVDSLDDDLGSDALGAAALPSHVPTVASRVADETPRSVVVPDEMAGERLDKVLARVFPEFSRNRLQSWIEAERVRIDGKPAKIRQPVPLGATIELVPDLLPEQLAFTPEPVPLDIVYEDDTLVVINKPAGMVVHPAAGNWSGTLLNGLLYRYGDAAAGLPRAGIVHRLDKETSGLMVVARTLEAQTDLVRQLQAHTVKRRYLALVWGNMPEEGTIDAPIGRDPRERTRMAVVTSASGKPARTHFRRVDSAIWQRQPVTAIHCDLETGRTHQIRVHCAHIGHPLLGDPVYGRARGKRSITPLPDGFARQALHAWRLGLIHPQTGRTMQWRADAPADMEALSAALGLGRDDAGEFDETYYEEDDYDASLDEDADEDGALDHDEADDEADEHDEDDHA, encoded by the coding sequence ATGACCCGCTCAAATACTCCAGGCGCCGCAACCGGTGCCGGGAATAGCAACAAAGATTATAGCGTAAGCGCTGACCCCTCCGACGCGTTGGGCGTCGATTCCCTCGACGACGATCTCGGCAGCGACGCGCTCGGCGCCGCCGCTCTGCCCAGCCACGTGCCGACCGTGGCGAGCCGCGTGGCGGACGAAACGCCGCGCAGCGTCGTCGTGCCCGACGAGATGGCCGGCGAACGCCTCGACAAGGTGCTCGCGCGGGTTTTTCCCGAGTTCTCGCGCAACCGCCTGCAAAGCTGGATCGAGGCGGAGCGCGTGCGGATCGACGGCAAGCCCGCGAAAATCCGTCAGCCGGTACCGCTCGGCGCGACCATCGAACTCGTGCCCGATCTGCTGCCCGAGCAGCTGGCGTTCACGCCGGAGCCGGTGCCGCTCGACATCGTCTATGAAGACGACACGCTGGTGGTCATCAACAAGCCGGCCGGCATGGTCGTGCATCCGGCGGCCGGCAACTGGAGCGGCACCCTGCTCAACGGCCTGCTGTACCGCTATGGCGACGCTGCGGCGGGCCTGCCGCGCGCGGGCATCGTGCACCGGCTCGACAAGGAAACCTCCGGCCTGATGGTGGTGGCGCGTACGCTGGAGGCGCAGACCGACCTCGTACGCCAGTTGCAGGCGCACACGGTGAAGCGCCGTTATCTCGCGCTGGTGTGGGGCAACATGCCCGAAGAAGGCACGATCGACGCGCCGATCGGCCGCGATCCGCGCGAACGCACGCGCATGGCGGTTGTCACGAGCGCCTCGGGCAAGCCCGCGCGCACGCATTTCCGGCGTGTGGATTCGGCGATCTGGCAGCGTCAGCCGGTCACCGCGATTCACTGCGATCTGGAAACCGGGCGCACCCATCAGATTCGCGTGCATTGCGCGCACATCGGTCATCCGCTGCTCGGCGATCCGGTCTACGGGCGCGCCCGTGGCAAGCGCTCGATCACGCCGCTGCCCGACGGCTTCGCGCGCCAGGCGCTGCATGCATGGCGCCTCGGCCTGATTCATCCGCAGACCGGCCGCACGATGCAATGGCGTGCCGATGCGCCTGCCGACATGGAGGCGCTGTCGGCGGCGCTCGGCCTCGGCCGTGACGACGCGGGCGAGTTCGACGAGACGTATTACGAGGAAGACGACTACGACGCATCGCTCGACGAGGACGCCGATGAAGACGGCGCACTGGATCACGACGAAGCCGACGATGAAGCCGACGAACACGACGAGGACGACCACGCATGA
- a CDS encoding outer membrane protein assembly factor BamD, which translates to MRALNTITKAAINLAAIKKAARKVAGYIACAAAVALVAACHGLPEKTDETATWNNNKLYTEANDALSGGDFGKCAKYFEMLEGRDPFGHFAQQAQINVAYCNWKDNENAAADQAIDRFIQLHPDHPDISYAYYLKGMIHFNDDLGLFGRFSGQDMSERDPKSLRESYDAFKVVVDKYPNSKYAPDAAQRMRYIVNALASHEVHAADYYYRRGAYVAAINRAQLALTQYKNAPAIEDALHIMMLSYEKLDQPQLADDTKRVLAGTFPDSPYITGHARPGTEKSWWQF; encoded by the coding sequence ATGCGAGCCTTGAACACCATCACTAAAGCGGCGATCAATTTGGCGGCCATCAAGAAGGCGGCCCGGAAAGTGGCCGGATACATTGCGTGCGCCGCAGCCGTCGCCCTTGTTGCGGCTTGCCACGGCCTGCCGGAAAAGACCGACGAGACGGCAACGTGGAACAACAACAAATTATATACGGAGGCGAACGACGCCCTGAGCGGTGGTGACTTCGGCAAGTGCGCGAAGTACTTCGAAATGCTCGAGGGTCGCGATCCGTTCGGTCACTTCGCCCAGCAGGCGCAGATCAACGTCGCGTACTGCAACTGGAAAGACAACGAAAACGCCGCCGCCGACCAGGCTATCGACCGCTTCATCCAACTGCACCCGGATCATCCGGACATCTCCTACGCGTACTACCTGAAGGGCATGATCCACTTCAACGACGACCTCGGTCTGTTCGGCCGCTTCTCCGGCCAGGACATGAGCGAGCGCGATCCGAAGTCGCTGCGCGAGTCGTACGACGCCTTCAAGGTCGTGGTGGACAAGTATCCGAACAGCAAGTATGCACCGGACGCCGCGCAACGCATGCGCTATATCGTGAACGCGCTGGCGTCGCATGAGGTCCACGCGGCGGATTACTACTATCGCCGTGGCGCCTATGTCGCCGCGATCAACCGCGCGCAACTGGCGCTCACGCAATACAAGAACGCCCCGGCTATCGAAGACGCGCTGCACATCATGATGCTGTCGTATGAGAAGCTGGACCAGCCGCAATTGGCCGACGACACGAAGCGCGTGCTCGCCGGCACTTTCCCCGACAGCCCGTACATCACGGGTCATGCAAGGCCGGGGACGGAAAAGTCGTGGTGGCAGTTCTAA